The Coleofasciculus sp. FACHB-1120 DNA window ACACAAATTATTGGTAAAATCCGGTTAGCATTAGCCCCGAAAATCAACCATTGGTGGCACTCGACGCTGTATGTCACCACCCCTGGACTTACCACTGGCCCAATTCCTAACGGTACACGCAGCTTTCAAATCACCTTTGATTTTCTCGATCAACAACTCAAAATCGAGACAAGCGAAGGTACAACCAAAAGTCTGGCACTTGCTCCTCGCTCGGTGGCTGATTTTTATCAGGAAGTGATGAACACCCTGAAGGATCTCGGTATCGAAGTGCAAATCTGGACAATGCCCCAAGAAATTGCCGATGCGATCCCATTTGAGCAAGACCATCAACATCATGCTTACAATCCGGAATCTGCTCAACGCTTCTGGCAAATTCTGGTACAAGCCAATCGCATCATGACCGTATTTCGCTCCCACTATATCGGAAAGTGCAGCCCTGTCCATTTCTTTTGGGGCAGTTTTGATCTGGCTGTGACTCGCTTTTCTGGACGAAGGGCACCCGAACATCCAGGGGGTGTACCCAACATGGCAGATTGGGTAACGCGAGAGGCTTATTCCCATGAAGTCAGCAGTTGTGGTTTTTGGTTTGGGGGTGGTTCAACAGAAGCGTTATTTTATGCTTACGCCTACCCAACACCAGACGGATTCAAGGATTATCCAATTCAACCAGAGTCTGCATTCTATAGCCCGGAGCTGCAAGAATTTGTCCTGCCCTATGAGGCGGTGCGACAAGCAGACGATCCAGATACAGCCGTGCTGCAATTTCTACAAAGCACTTATGAGGCAGGGGCGAATTTGGGAGATTGGGAGCGAGCTGCGTTGGAAGATATTCCAGTCACGAGTGAATAAAGCGAGTCTGCGATCGCTTCTATTCGTATATGGGATGACATCATCTCCGCTTTATTCATTCAGTGCCACTTCATAGAGAGTTTGTATCACCAGGCGATCTAATCACTTACAAGAGAAGAAATCCAACAGCGCCTCGCCAAATCTTCTAACTGGAGAGCAGACGGACGAGTAACTCGGCACAGGCTGGAACATCCTGGCGATTGCCTTTTTTGAATCGCAGTAATTTAGGCTTTGTACTTGCAACTTTGTAGGAGCGCCCAGATGCACGCCCCTACATTCGCATTGCTAGCTTACGCTGAGTTGATTGAGCCTGAGCTTGCAGAATACATCAGGGATAACGCGGCATTTCCCAATACGGTTGTAGACAGGATTGTGCCTCAAGAGCAAGACTCCGACTATAACTACCCCAGCCGACTGTTGCAGGTGCGCGATCGCGCACCCATTGTAACCGAACCATTTTGGCAGTTTGTCGTGGAAGACAGCTTCACCAAATAAATGAACAGCAATACCAACACAGACTCAACAATCAAGCTGAATGAAGCATCCTTGTCCCGTTTACCTGGAAACGTTCACATACCCAAGTACGATCGCCATCAAATTACTAATGGATTTGTGCATATTGGGGTTAGTGGATTTCATCGATCGCACCAAGCGCTCTATCTCGATGATTATTTCCATCAGCATCCTGAGTAGTGACTGGGGAATCTGTGGTGTTGGATTGCTGGACAGTGACTATGACAGGCGAATGCGGGATGCGCTTCAATCCCAAGATTGTTTGTATACTTTAGTTGAGCAATCGCAAGAAGGCGATCGCGCTCGCATCATCGGTTCGATCGGTTAAGCGGTGATTTTTAGCTTTATAGCTGTTGGCAGTTTCATTAAAACATAGACTATACAGTAGTAGTCTCCCCGCAACCTGTTATAGCAAAACCTTACAGTTATGACTTCCGCTAGAAAGTGATGCAAGCAATTGAAATCGATAGTCTCAAGAAAAGCCTGTGTCAGTAATTCAGGTCAACGGCATTGATTTGTACTACAACATTCAAGGTTCCAGCGAAAACGAGCCATTACTGCTGATAGCGGGGTTTGACAGTGACAGTTCAACTTGGGCTGCAATGATGCGATCGCTAGTTAAGCAGTATCAGGTGATTCGCTTTGATAACCGAGGAGTTGGGCAAAGTGAAGCGCCAGACAGTCCTTACAGCATCAAACAAATGGCGGCTGATGCAGCCGCGCTGTTGGATTACTTGAGCATTTCTCAAGTCCATGTGGCAGGTCATTCAATGGGTGGACAGATTGCTCAAGAACTGGCTTTGGCATATCCCGAAAGAATCCAAAGTTTGATACTTCTCTCATCTTGGGCAAGGGGAGATGAAAAGTTTAATTCACTCATCAAATTGTTTGGCGACTTGACACAGAAATTAGAGGGAACGCTTTATCAGAGGGTTCTCTTGCCTTGGCTGTTTACCGATGCGTTTTACTCGATTCCAGGGGTAATGGAACAACTCATCACCTGGATTGAGAATCAACCATTTGCGCCGACACCTCATGGACTATATCACCAAAGCCGAGCTATTCTTGGCAGTGATACCAGCGATCGCCTTGCAAACATTCATTGCCCTACACTCGTTATGGTTGGCAAAGAAGACCTTCTTACTCCGGTCAGATTTTCGGAGCAACTAGCTCAAGGTATACCCAATGCTGAACTAGCTATCCTCGAGCAAGGTGGTCACGCCTTTGTGGTAGAGTCGGCGGATACTGTAGCGAAGGTCATGCTTGATTTTCTGGCGAAGCATAGACAACGCATCCTACAATCCCCACAGGAATAACTACTGCCCAGTTGCTTGAAGCCGATGGTGCCCAAGTAGTCTATCTGCCCCCTATTCGCCTGAGTTCAACCGCATAGAGAAATGCTCGGCTTGGTTGAAAAGTCGAATTCGCAAACAGCTACACCACTCCCATACTTTGCGCGATGCGACGGAAACGGAAGCCGTTCTTAAGACAGTGTCCTAATCTCTATGGCGACGGCTATATTTGGCAACAAATCTAATTTTGAATTCTTAACTTTTAAGTATTTGAGGATCACCTAATGTTGCTTGGCATAGATTTAGGAACAGGCTCTGCTAAGGCATTGCTCCTAGCGACAGACGGAACCGCTATAGGTGAAGCATCAAGCTCTTATCCTGTTCATGCACCCCACCCTGGATGGGCTGAGTCGGAACCAGAAGATTGGTGGTTAGCTGTTGCCTCTGCTGTGAGGAAGGCTGTAGGAAATAACGCCGATCGAGTACAGGCGATCGCACTTTCAGGGCAAATGCACGGTGTTGTCCTAGCTTCGGAGTCGGGTCAGCCTCTGCGTCCTGCTATCCTGTGGGCAGATACTCGCTCTAGTGCCACGCTGAACATTTATCATTCGCTCGATGCCGCTATTCTAGAGCGCTTGGGCAACCCGGTTACGGCTGGAATGGCGGGCCCGACTTTGTTGTGGCTACGAGAACACGAGGCTACTGTCTACACCGAAGCGCGTTGGGCACTCCAGCCAAAAGATTGGCTGCGGTTACGGATGACTGGAGAAGTCGCAACCGAACCATCAGATGCTAGTGGTACTTTGCTTTACGATCTTGTGTCGGACAACTGGGCAAGGGAAGCCATCTGGGCGCTGAATCTACGTAGTGATTGGTTACCAAAAATTATCCCCTCTAGTGCGATCGCCGGCTACCTCACAACTATTGCTTCAGAGCATCTTGGCTTAAGAGTTGGCTTACCTGTTATCGCTGGTGCTGCCGATACCGCAGCGGCAGCGCTTGGTAACGGACTACTAGAGCCTGGTTTGGTTCAACTAACCATCGGCACAGGCGCTCAAATCATTACACCTCGATCGCAACCAATTATCGATCCTCATGGTCGTACCCATCTCTATCGAACCGCCGTACCTAACCAGTGGTACAGCCTTGCAGCAATGCAAAATGCCGGGTTAGCGCTTGAGTGGGTGCGAGGTATCCTCGGCTTGAGCTGGCAGGAAGTCTATACTAAAGCGTTTTCTGTTCCCCCAGGATGTGAAGGGTTGACATTTTTGCCATACCTCACAGGTGAGCGAACTCCACACCTTGACCCCTATGTACGCGGGGCATGGGTAGGGCTGGGACTTCATCACACACAGGCGCACCTGATGCGGGCAGCTTTAGAGGGAGTTGCTTTTGCCTTGCGACAAGGTTTTGAGGCACTGGAGGCAACAGGTTTTAAAGCGACAGAAATGCGTTTAGCAGGCGGTGGAACGGCAGAAATGCCTTGGAAACAATTACTGACTGATGTATTGAGAATACCCCTCTATGCAACTACAGTTGCTGCTGCTTCCGCGCGGGGTGCTGCTCTACTGGCGGGTATAGGAATTGGCATATACGCAGATGCTAATGACACGAAAAAACTGGCAGCCGCACCAACGCTTGCTGCAACTCCCCAATCACTTGATTGGGTTCTAGAAGAGGCTTTCATGCGATATCAATCCCTTTATCCACGACTTAAAAACTCTGAAAAAAGTTAATATGCCTCACGAGGGAAGTATTAGAAGGTATTTACAAATTAATTCTTAAGGTACGACTGTTTAATATCAGTCAAATGAAAGAAATGAATTTACTAACAGAATAGGTAGAGATTAGATGAATATAGTAAGTGGAATAAACCTTCCCAAATCAGCCGACGCCTCTGATTTATACATACAGTGCAATGAAGCTGCATCTATAAACTACCAGGAAGATGACAAAAAAGTTGTCTTAACTCAGGGGGGTATAGCA harbors:
- a CDS encoding DUF5996 family protein, with the translated sequence MTTSAHRSSNAVWLPLSLSAWQDTYQTLHLWTQIIGKIRLALAPKINHWWHSTLYVTTPGLTTGPIPNGTRSFQITFDFLDQQLKIETSEGTTKSLALAPRSVADFYQEVMNTLKDLGIEVQIWTMPQEIADAIPFEQDHQHHAYNPESAQRFWQILVQANRIMTVFRSHYIGKCSPVHFFWGSFDLAVTRFSGRRAPEHPGGVPNMADWVTREAYSHEVSSCGFWFGGGSTEALFYAYAYPTPDGFKDYPIQPESAFYSPELQEFVLPYEAVRQADDPDTAVLQFLQSTYEAGANLGDWERAALEDIPVTSE
- a CDS encoding alpha/beta hydrolase — protein: MSVIQVNGIDLYYNIQGSSENEPLLLIAGFDSDSSTWAAMMRSLVKQYQVIRFDNRGVGQSEAPDSPYSIKQMAADAAALLDYLSISQVHVAGHSMGGQIAQELALAYPERIQSLILLSSWARGDEKFNSLIKLFGDLTQKLEGTLYQRVLLPWLFTDAFYSIPGVMEQLITWIENQPFAPTPHGLYHQSRAILGSDTSDRLANIHCPTLVMVGKEDLLTPVRFSEQLAQGIPNAELAILEQGGHAFVVESADTVAKVMLDFLAKHRQRILQSPQE
- the xylB gene encoding xylulokinase, with the translated sequence MLLGIDLGTGSAKALLLATDGTAIGEASSSYPVHAPHPGWAESEPEDWWLAVASAVRKAVGNNADRVQAIALSGQMHGVVLASESGQPLRPAILWADTRSSATLNIYHSLDAAILERLGNPVTAGMAGPTLLWLREHEATVYTEARWALQPKDWLRLRMTGEVATEPSDASGTLLYDLVSDNWAREAIWALNLRSDWLPKIIPSSAIAGYLTTIASEHLGLRVGLPVIAGAADTAAAALGNGLLEPGLVQLTIGTGAQIITPRSQPIIDPHGRTHLYRTAVPNQWYSLAAMQNAGLALEWVRGILGLSWQEVYTKAFSVPPGCEGLTFLPYLTGERTPHLDPYVRGAWVGLGLHHTQAHLMRAALEGVAFALRQGFEALEATGFKATEMRLAGGGTAEMPWKQLLTDVLRIPLYATTVAAASARGAALLAGIGIGIYADANDTKKLAAAPTLAATPQSLDWVLEEAFMRYQSLYPRLKNSEKS